A stretch of Oncorhynchus gorbuscha isolate QuinsamMale2020 ecotype Even-year linkage group LG24, OgorEven_v1.0, whole genome shotgun sequence DNA encodes these proteins:
- the LOC124013394 gene encoding uncharacterized protein LOC124013394 isoform X1 — protein MHMFVRAMFVRGLRLHFCRLIIHTSAAGGSKLRMFLKQDCRGVLGLSGPQRRSVVFVLVLLNLTIKKTVGDQLPTSTNDPKMTEAQTTQPTTTISKLYPICTTRSKTENSQTIHTTTVPPGRDYYNTDRNKEVFPTSQTGGEYTIAQDYITNISTLKTERNDTEDDINVTHSFNNEMVKYSDVIPTSQTNGNHIQDGGKDFDDQGSIASDMTQTENYNITTEPTPTATARSTMGDMTVNAALTRKKMRSCKIFSCIGITCYKHVKVMEELCEEGMDFCELKKASSQVTWNTYVAVWSAGCARDCRQSTKCGPFSSYQCHNECCVAGAVSCLRLDGSLNMPVNSACCGLGSLSLLALSVTSLLDNLLNTR, from the exons ATGCACATGTTTGTACGGGCTATGTTTGTACGGGGACTCAGGCTACACTTTTGCAGGTTAATTATCCACACATCTGCTGCTGGGGGAAGTAAGCTAAGGATGTTTTTGAAACAGGACTGCAGAG GAGTCCTTGGTCTTTCCGGTCCTCAAAGGAGATCTGTTGTATTTGTTCTTG TGCTTTTGAATCTAACCATTAAGAAAACTGTGGGAGACCAACTCCCAACTTCCACAAATGACCCCAAGATGACTGAAGCTCAAACCACCCAACCCACCACAACCATCAGCAAACTGTATCCTATATGCACAACCAGGTCAAAGACTGAAAACAGCCAAACCATTCACACCACCACTGTCCCTCCAGGAAGAGACTACTACAATACAGACCGCAACAAAGAAGTCTTCCCTACATCCCAGACTGGGGGAGAATACACCATAGCTCAAGATTACATCACAAACATCTCTACACTCAAGACTGAGAGAAACGACACAGAAGATGATATTAACGTCACCCATTCTTTCAATAATGAGATGGTGAAGTATAGTGATGTCATACCAACATCTCAGACCAATGGAAACCATATTCAAGATGGGGGCAAGGACTTTGATGACCAAGGCTCCATTGCCTCCGATATGACCCAAACTGAGAACTATAATATCACCACAGAGCCTACCCCTACAGCTACAGCAAGATCCACAATGGGAGACATGACTGTAAATGCTGCATTAACCAGAAAGAAG ATGAGGTCTTGTAAAATATTTAGCTGTATCGGCATAACGTGCTACAAACATGTGAAGGTCATGGAGGAGTTGTGTGAGGAGGGTATGGACTTCTGTGAG CTCAAGAAAGCCTCAAGCCAGGTCACCTGGAATACATACGTGGCAGTGTGGAGTGCTGGATGCGCCAGAGACTGCAGACAGAGCACTAAGTGTGGTCCCTTCAGCTCGTACCAATGCCACAATGAGTGTTGTGTGGCTGGGGCTGTCTCCTGTCTCAGACTGGATGGTTCTCTCAACATGCCTGTCAACTCTGCCTGCTGTGGCCTGGGGAGTCTCTCCCTCCTGGCTCTGAGTGTAACCTCTCTACTGGACAATCTACTCAACACGCGCTAA
- the LOC124013394 gene encoding uncharacterized protein LOC124013394 isoform X3 has protein sequence MVKYSDVIPTSQTNGNHIQDGGKDFDDQGSIASDMTQTENYNITTEPTPTATARSTMGDMTVNAALTRKKMRSCKIFSCIGITCYKHVKVMEELCEEGMDFCELKKASSQVTWNTYVAVWSAGCARDCRQSTKCGPFSSYQCHNECCVAGAVSCLRLDGSLNMPVNSACCGLGSLSLLALSVTSLLDNLLNTR, from the exons ATGGTGAAGTATAGTGATGTCATACCAACATCTCAGACCAATGGAAACCATATTCAAGATGGGGGCAAGGACTTTGATGACCAAGGCTCCATTGCCTCCGATATGACCCAAACTGAGAACTATAATATCACCACAGAGCCTACCCCTACAGCTACAGCAAGATCCACAATGGGAGACATGACTGTAAATGCTGCATTAACCAGAAAGAAG ATGAGGTCTTGTAAAATATTTAGCTGTATCGGCATAACGTGCTACAAACATGTGAAGGTCATGGAGGAGTTGTGTGAGGAGGGTATGGACTTCTGTGAG CTCAAGAAAGCCTCAAGCCAGGTCACCTGGAATACATACGTGGCAGTGTGGAGTGCTGGATGCGCCAGAGACTGCAGACAGAGCACTAAGTGTGGTCCCTTCAGCTCGTACCAATGCCACAATGAGTGTTGTGTGGCTGGGGCTGTCTCCTGTCTCAGACTGGATGGTTCTCTCAACATGCCTGTCAACTCTGCCTGCTGTGGCCTGGGGAGTCTCTCCCTCCTGGCTCTGAGTGTAACCTCTCTACTGGACAATCTACTCAACACGCGCTAA
- the LOC124013394 gene encoding uncharacterized protein LOC124013394 isoform X2: MTEAQTTQPTTTISKLYPICTTRSKTENSQTIHTTTVPPGRDYYNTDRNKEVFPTSQTGGEYTIAQDYITNISTLKTERNDTEDDINVTHSFNNEMVKYSDVIPTSQTNGNHIQDGGKDFDDQGSIASDMTQTENYNITTEPTPTATARSTMGDMTVNAALTRKKMRSCKIFSCIGITCYKHVKVMEELCEEGMDFCELKKASSQVTWNTYVAVWSAGCARDCRQSTKCGPFSSYQCHNECCVAGAVSCLRLDGSLNMPVNSACCGLGSLSLLALSVTSLLDNLLNTR, encoded by the exons ATGACTGAAGCTCAAACCACCCAACCCACCACAACCATCAGCAAACTGTATCCTATATGCACAACCAGGTCAAAGACTGAAAACAGCCAAACCATTCACACCACCACTGTCCCTCCAGGAAGAGACTACTACAATACAGACCGCAACAAAGAAGTCTTCCCTACATCCCAGACTGGGGGAGAATACACCATAGCTCAAGATTACATCACAAACATCTCTACACTCAAGACTGAGAGAAACGACACAGAAGATGATATTAACGTCACCCATTCTTTCAATAATGAGATGGTGAAGTATAGTGATGTCATACCAACATCTCAGACCAATGGAAACCATATTCAAGATGGGGGCAAGGACTTTGATGACCAAGGCTCCATTGCCTCCGATATGACCCAAACTGAGAACTATAATATCACCACAGAGCCTACCCCTACAGCTACAGCAAGATCCACAATGGGAGACATGACTGTAAATGCTGCATTAACCAGAAAGAAG ATGAGGTCTTGTAAAATATTTAGCTGTATCGGCATAACGTGCTACAAACATGTGAAGGTCATGGAGGAGTTGTGTGAGGAGGGTATGGACTTCTGTGAG CTCAAGAAAGCCTCAAGCCAGGTCACCTGGAATACATACGTGGCAGTGTGGAGTGCTGGATGCGCCAGAGACTGCAGACAGAGCACTAAGTGTGGTCCCTTCAGCTCGTACCAATGCCACAATGAGTGTTGTGTGGCTGGGGCTGTCTCCTGTCTCAGACTGGATGGTTCTCTCAACATGCCTGTCAACTCTGCCTGCTGTGGCCTGGGGAGTCTCTCCCTCCTGGCTCTGAGTGTAACCTCTCTACTGGACAATCTACTCAACACGCGCTAA